The window TAGCGCACTGTCAGGCAACATAGCGATGTCTGTCCTACCGCTATCGCGAGCAAGCTCGCTCCCACAGGAACTCATAGTTCCGGAGACCCTCCATGAATTCCTCGACCTACCCTGCCGCCCAGCACGTCATGGTGCTCTACACCGGTGGCACCATCGGCATGCAGGCCAGCGCCAACGGCCTGGCCCCGGCGTCCGGTTTTGAAGCGCGGATGCGCGAATACCTGCACAGCCAGCCTGAGCTGGTGGTGCCGCAATGGCGTTTTCGTGAGATGTCGCCGCTGATCGACAGCGCCAACATGACGCCGACGTACTGGCAGCAACTGCGCGAGGCGGTGGTCGATGCGGTGGACGTTCAGGGCTGCGATAGCGTGCTGATCCTGCACGGCACCGACACCCTCGCCTACAGCGCGGCGGCGATGAGTTTTCAGCTATTGGGGCTGCATGCCCGCGTGTGTTTTACCGGTTCGATGTTGCCGGCCGGCGTGACCGACAGCGACGCCTGGGAGAACCTCGGTGGTGCGCTGGTTGCCTTGGGCCAAGGCCTGGCGCCGGGCGTGCATTTGTACTTCCACGGCGAACTGCTGGACCCGACCCGTTGCGCGAAAGTACGCAGCTTCGGTCGGCATCCGTTCAAGCGCCTGGAGCGTCAGGGCGGTGGCGTGAAGGCGACTTCGATTCCAACGCAACTGAATTACAACCAACCTAAACAATTGGCGAATGTTGCTGTGTTGCCGTTGTTTCCAGGTATCAGCGCCGCAATCGTTGATGGCCTGCTCGACGGTGGCATTCAGGGTCTGGTGCTGGAGTGCTACGGCAGTGGCACCGGCCCGAGCGATAACCCCGAGTTTCTCGCCAGCCTCAGTCGTGCGCGAGACAACGGTGTGGTGGTGGTCGCTGTCACGCAATGCCACGAAGGCGGCGTGGAGCTGGATGTCTACGAGGCCGGCAGTCGCCTGCGTGGCGTCGGCGTGCTGTCAGGCGGCGGCATGACCCGCGAAGCGGCGTTCGGTAAGTTGCAGGCGCTGCTGGGTGCAGGGCTGGCAACCGCCGAGGTACGGCGCCTGGTCGAACTGGACCTGTGCGGCGAATTGAGCTGAGTCGCCAGCTCAAAAAACTGCTGGCGTATAAATAACTACCACCTCTGCTGATTGATGCCTCCCTAGCATGGAGTGACCCGAGCTTTGTTCTCGGGTCACTCCATTTTTTGTAATGCAGGGATGCACCATGAGCACACCAGTCTTAACCTCAACACCGCGAATTCCGGCCCCGACCGAGGCCTTGATCACACAACTCAGCGTCGGTCCCGACCTGAGAGAGGTCGCGGCCGTCCTTTTACGCCAGCATTTGCAAACGCTGTATCCGGCACTGGATATCGACCCCGCCATTACCATGCTCGGCACGCCGACGTGGAAAATCGTCGACGATGAAATCGTGGCCGGTCCCACCCGGTATCAGGCGTTGACAGAAATCCTCGCCGATCAAACGGTGTCCGCCATTCCAGCCCTTTACATCGAGGGCGAACACTTTCTGGTTCAACAGCCCATCACTGAACCCGCCATCCATTTGCCGGTGCGGATCGACGAAATCGCCAAACTCATCAATCTGCTCGCCCCGGTGATGCTTTCGGCTTTTCAGGAGCAACAGTTGGCATTCTGGAACACGACCAATGGCAGCGCCGGTCCGCGCTGGCATGAACTCTCAAGCACCCTGCGCAATTTCTGGAATGTCGACAAGGTCGAGGGTTGGAATGACGATGATTGCAGCATGGCGCGCAACCTGTTCCGCTCCCCGGACCTGGCGAGCCGCAAGCTGGACGATGTTTATCAAAGCAAAGCCTATCTGGTGGGCATCGACCTGGTCGACGGGGAGAAAGTGACACACCTGAGCGAGGTGTCGATAGCGATGCTGGTGGGCACGCATAAGGAGCGCACCATCGTCCTTACCCATTCGCTGCTCAAGGGGTATGAAAAATTCGATTCCCTGGAAAAATTTGGCCAAACGCTCCCGGATCACCTGAGCACATCCGTGTCCCATCAGGAAATACAGTGGCGGCAGATAGAGCCCAGCGACAACTTCTTTGATTACCAGGCCTGCGCATTGATCTCGATCCAGATCAATGTCATCGGCTCCCTTGATTTCTCCGATCCCGGGCATGCCAATCCGGGTAAGCCGCTGACCGCGCAGCCGCCCGCACCCGAAACCGTCGAGACCACTTCGAAGCCAGGCCCTGATATTGAATGGTTCAAAGACGCACTGCCCGACTGGCTGAGTTCGGCACCGCTGCCGGACCTGAACAACTTTTCACGGCACTTGAAAGACCTGGCGGCGCTGCACAGCCAGAATGCCGGCAAGTCTTATCTGGACGGCATACTGCCGATCAAGCAATACGCACTGAACGAGCTCAACGCACTGCATATGCAAAAGACCGTAGAGCATGCCGTCACGGCACAGCAGAAGGCGGACTTCGAGCTTGATCTGGCCATGATTCAGATACGCGTCCAGAGCCCTGTCATCTGGGGCACCTTTGCCGTTCCGGGCAAGATCGACAGCTACACATTCAGCATTGCCGATCTCGCCTTGCAGAACCTGATTGCGTTGCCCAATGGAAACAAGACCCTTCACTCCACCAGGGGCAAAACCCTGCCAGAGTGGTTGACCGTGAAGTATGTCGAAGGCCTTATCACCGAGGCCGATATCGGCAAGGCCTACCCGGCTTTGATAAAAAGCACACTGCTCGACGATCCAAAAGAATCCTCGCGCCGGCAAACCCTGTTTACCCAACACCTGCGAATTCAGTTACCGCTGCTTGCCTTGCAATGTCAGATCCGCGAACAGGCCGGCATCGACGCACGCGGCTACCGCTACGTTGTGGCTGCGATGGAGCCCGATGTGGATAACCGTGTCGTTGAAGGGCAAACCATCGTCATTCGCCCGCTGGCCTTTGTTCCCAAGCGTCGAAAGCATGGCTCCGAGGATGTGGTCGCCAACATGTTCGTGATCGGCCCGCGGGACCCGACAGCCGGCCCATGCCTGTTGTATCGACCGATGCTTGACGAACCATTGACGCAATACCCCTCGCCCACCAATTTGTTGTATGCCATCCAGCAATCCGCCAGTCTGCGTGAATCCGTGTTGGCCTGGTTGCCGGACAGCGCGCGCAGCGACTACGCCAATTACGTTTTTCAGGGTGCATTGCCTTCACCGTGGGCCATTGCCGAATTTCTGGTCGACCCGGAGAAACTCACGACAATGACCGGGCCGATGATGCTGGGCAAACAGGCATTGGAGGGTGATGTGTTCGCCGCCCTGTTCAAGTCCAACACGGACGCATTGGTTGAGCTTGCAGATCGCGAGTCAGTGTCGAACGCCGAAAACCGCTGGGCCAGCTTCAGGCAGTCTGGTTGGACACTGTTCAACACGGTGCTGCCTTTTTTGGGGCGTACGGTCGCAATCTCGGCCTGGATCTGGCAGATCATGGACCAGCTTCAACAGCTGCATGATGCGCAGGAAAAAAACGACAAGCCTGAACAATGGGCGGCGCTGACCGACCTGTTGCTCAACCTCGGCATGGCGATCACGCTCCATATCGCCACCCAAAGCACATCGGGCAAGCGCCTGACAAAACTCGCCCCCACGTCTGAACCTCCCCTCACAACAGAGCCGGCAGCGAAAACAGTCAGCATCAAACAACTCGCCAAAACCACTGACAGTGCAGCGCCCAACATCCAGCAAACCCTGAACATCAGTGGCGCTGTAAATCGAACGCCCGGCAGTCTGGCAACCACTCTGGAACGCTTCAAAATCACTCGGCCCGAAAAACTTGGCAGCGCCAATACCAAGGAAGGTATTCATCGGCACCTCTATGGCCTCGAGAAAAAATGGTACGCGCCGGTAGGTGCGAATTGGTTCGAAGTTTCGGTGGATGACGAAGGCACGGTCATGATCATCGACCCCAAACAGGCTGATCGCACCGGCCCGGCCTTGACCCACAACCTCAAGGGCCAATGGTTCATCGACACGCGCCTGCGTCTGCGAGGCGGCGGACCAAAGAGCCTGACGAAAATGGCCAAGGCTCAAGCCGCGCTCAAAGCCAAGGAACTGCGTACCAAACTGACGGCGTTTGAAAAACGCAAGAAAGCTGCGCAAAACGAACTGCAACAGGCCCATCAAGCGATCACCAGCGCGAGCGCAGAGACCGTTCAAGCCAAGCGCCAGCTCTACCTTCAAAAACTGGAATCTCAACAAACCGAGTACGCAGTCGCTCTTCGAGACCTCATAACGTTGCATGTGTTTTCGCCCACCGCGGACTTCCAGCAGAAGGCGCTGGGGTACCTGAGCGCCCAACTGGAACTTATCCGTGCGGGCATTGGGGAAAAGCTCATCACCTTCAGTCCCAAATTGCGCGCTGTGCTAAGCCATATCGAACGCCAAGCCGAAGCGCCACAGGAGCGCCAAATCGAAGATGCCCGGCAAATGAGCGAAATGACCCAGGACATGATCACCCGCCTGGAAAGCATTCAATCGCGATTTGCCGAGCTCAGGCCGCTGGAAAGAGAAGGCCTGCGGCTGATCCAGCAGACTCGCGAACGATTACCCGCCTACTCGCTCGATGACCTCAAGACCCTCCAGGTGACGATCGCGCGCAATCTGTGCCTTCCCGAAAGTACCGTTGCGACGCAAGCGCAAGCCTGGTCGACCATTGACCGGATTGTCGACACCGCCGACATCGCCGTGCGGGCGCTGCGCGACACGCTGGATGAGCGCAGCGTGTCGCGTCTGGACGAGCGCGTCGACAGCCTCAACGACCTGGTTGAACAGTTCAACGTCATCGACGAGCGCTTGCTGGATTTCAAGAATACGTACGCTGCACACGTCCTTGAGTCGCCGCTGGAACGGCTGCGCCAACAGCTTGAGGCGTTCAAAAACCGTGCGGTCCACGAACTGGTGCTGCTGGTTGAAGAAAGGGATGCTTTACGCGCCAGGCCCACGCTGCCCGTGCAACCGCCGAGGCCCAGGAGGAAGTTCATCAGGACGCGCTACAACGGTGTTCTCATTGGCCAGCCACGTCTCACTGCGCAGGGCCTGGAGACTGATCTGGTGGATATCACGTCACCGCTCACCGACAAGGTCATTGCCACCTTCCACGAGAAAACTCCGGGCGTCTGGGTGGAACGTTTGACGAGCCCAACAACCGAACCCGCAAAGCCGGATTTGCAGATCAGCATCAACAAAGGCCAAGCGTTACTCGACGGACTAGAAGCGTTCAATACGCGCATGGCCGAACAACTGAAGCAGCCAGGACGCTCGCCTGGCGGGATCGAATACCTCTTTCATCAGCATGCGATGGAGCTTGAGCACGCCAGTAGCGCAATTGATCAAGCATTGACCGACCGCAATGTCACCGAGAGCACCACAAACTCCGCCGCGCAGGTCAATAAAGCCCTCAGTGATGCGGTGGATAGTCTCTATGAGCAGGCCACCACCAACATGCTGAGGATGACCAAGGAACAACCACCCACCCCGGCGGGGATTAAATGGCT of the Pseudomonas sp. MAG733B genome contains:
- a CDS encoding asparaginase; the protein is MNSSTYPAAQHVMVLYTGGTIGMQASANGLAPASGFEARMREYLHSQPELVVPQWRFREMSPLIDSANMTPTYWQQLREAVVDAVDVQGCDSVLILHGTDTLAYSAAAMSFQLLGLHARVCFTGSMLPAGVTDSDAWENLGGALVALGQGLAPGVHLYFHGELLDPTRCAKVRSFGRHPFKRLERQGGGVKATSIPTQLNYNQPKQLANVAVLPLFPGISAAIVDGLLDGGIQGLVLECYGSGTGPSDNPEFLASLSRARDNGVVVVAVTQCHEGGVELDVYEAGSRLRGVGVLSGGGMTREAAFGKLQALLGAGLATAEVRRLVELDLCGELS
- a CDS encoding DUF6543 domain-containing protein → MSTPVLTSTPRIPAPTEALITQLSVGPDLREVAAVLLRQHLQTLYPALDIDPAITMLGTPTWKIVDDEIVAGPTRYQALTEILADQTVSAIPALYIEGEHFLVQQPITEPAIHLPVRIDEIAKLINLLAPVMLSAFQEQQLAFWNTTNGSAGPRWHELSSTLRNFWNVDKVEGWNDDDCSMARNLFRSPDLASRKLDDVYQSKAYLVGIDLVDGEKVTHLSEVSIAMLVGTHKERTIVLTHSLLKGYEKFDSLEKFGQTLPDHLSTSVSHQEIQWRQIEPSDNFFDYQACALISIQINVIGSLDFSDPGHANPGKPLTAQPPAPETVETTSKPGPDIEWFKDALPDWLSSAPLPDLNNFSRHLKDLAALHSQNAGKSYLDGILPIKQYALNELNALHMQKTVEHAVTAQQKADFELDLAMIQIRVQSPVIWGTFAVPGKIDSYTFSIADLALQNLIALPNGNKTLHSTRGKTLPEWLTVKYVEGLITEADIGKAYPALIKSTLLDDPKESSRRQTLFTQHLRIQLPLLALQCQIREQAGIDARGYRYVVAAMEPDVDNRVVEGQTIVIRPLAFVPKRRKHGSEDVVANMFVIGPRDPTAGPCLLYRPMLDEPLTQYPSPTNLLYAIQQSASLRESVLAWLPDSARSDYANYVFQGALPSPWAIAEFLVDPEKLTTMTGPMMLGKQALEGDVFAALFKSNTDALVELADRESVSNAENRWASFRQSGWTLFNTVLPFLGRTVAISAWIWQIMDQLQQLHDAQEKNDKPEQWAALTDLLLNLGMAITLHIATQSTSGKRLTKLAPTSEPPLTTEPAAKTVSIKQLAKTTDSAAPNIQQTLNISGAVNRTPGSLATTLERFKITRPEKLGSANTKEGIHRHLYGLEKKWYAPVGANWFEVSVDDEGTVMIIDPKQADRTGPALTHNLKGQWFIDTRLRLRGGGPKSLTKMAKAQAALKAKELRTKLTAFEKRKKAAQNELQQAHQAITSASAETVQAKRQLYLQKLESQQTEYAVALRDLITLHVFSPTADFQQKALGYLSAQLELIRAGIGEKLITFSPKLRAVLSHIERQAEAPQERQIEDARQMSEMTQDMITRLESIQSRFAELRPLEREGLRLIQQTRERLPAYSLDDLKTLQVTIARNLCLPESTVATQAQAWSTIDRIVDTADIAVRALRDTLDERSVSRLDERVDSLNDLVEQFNVIDERLLDFKNTYAAHVLESPLERLRQQLEAFKNRAVHELVLLVEERDALRARPTLPVQPPRPRRKFIRTRYNGVLIGQPRLTAQGLETDLVDITSPLTDKVIATFHEKTPGVWVERLTSPTTEPAKPDLQISINKGQALLDGLEAFNTRMAEQLKQPGRSPGGIEYLFHQHAMELEHASSAIDQALTDRNVTESTTNSAAQVNKALSDAVDSLYEQATTNMLRMTKEQPPTPAGIKWLVGENALSIAKTITRRRVKTGRTLYLDEYKLTDPKTREVLWYAHFLYSTSWVPAKSFLYGRLKTPQEQQMGPAADTATGLYGAQQLAYYRSMIGLEQARQIFFGTE